In Musa acuminata AAA Group cultivar baxijiao chromosome BXJ3-11, Cavendish_Baxijiao_AAA, whole genome shotgun sequence, one DNA window encodes the following:
- the LOC135653448 gene encoding probable beta-D-xylosidase 2: MSLMGEPRSSSYILLHLAIVVAAALVRGGGAATNAAFACGAGSPAAGLPFCQRGQPIRARARDLVGRLTVAEKVALLVNTAAGVPRLGIPGYQWWSEALHGVSNSGPGVRFGGAFPGATSFPQVISSAASFNATLWELMGQVVSDEARAMYNGGQAGLTFWSPNVNIYRDPRWGRGQETPGEDPAVSARYAAAYVRGLQQANGGTSHARLKVAACCKHYTAYDLDNWKGVDRFHFNAKVSKQDLEDTYDVPFKACVVEGKVASVMCSYNQVNGVPSCADSNLLRHTVRGQWRLNGYIVSDCDSVGVFYSAQHYTSTPEDAVAYALKAGLDLDCGQFLAQHTESALKQGKVSEADVDAALTHTVAVQMRLGMFDGEPSQQPFGNLGPQHVCTQAHRNLALEAARQAMVLLKNDAGTLPLSPSRLRTVAVVGPNSDATVTMIGNYAGVPCAYTSPLKGIGGYVDTVHQVGCNNVACSGEQPIGAAVEAARRADAAIVVVGLDQSIESEGRDRVGLLLPGWQQELVSEVAKACRGPTVLVLMCGGPVDVSFAKDDPNIAAILWAGYPGQAGGTAIAEVIFGAHNPGGKLPVTWYPQEYVEKVTMTNMAMRADPSTGYPGRTYRFYDGPVVYSFGHGLSYTKFTHALADTPAQVSVPLDGLRAEPLFNASEPGRTVPVTHARCDGLSVPVHVDVTNAGDRDGSHTVLVYWRPPAADGAPSKQLVAFEKVHLAAGEQVRVLLGVDVCRDLTVADGDGIRRIPLGEHSLHVGDLTHTISLQAESLRR; the protein is encoded by the exons CCGGTTGACGGTGGCGGAGAAGGTGGCGCTGCTGGTGAACACCGCGGCGGGGGTGCCGCGGCTGGGCATCCCCGGGTACCAGTGGTGGTCGGAGGCGCTGCACGGGGTGTCCAACTCCGGGCCCGGCGTCCGCTTCGGCGGCGCCTTCCCTGGCGCCACCAGCTTCCCCCAGGTCatctcctccgccgcctccttCAATGCCACTCTCTGGGAGCTCATGGGTCAG GTTGTGTCGGACGAGGCTCGGGCCATGTACAACGGAGGCCAAGCCGGGCTGACGTTTTGGAGCCCCAACGTGAACATATACAGGGACCCACGGTGGGGCCGCGGCCAGGAGACCCCCGGCGAAGACCCCGCCGTGTCCGCCCGCTACGCTGCCGCCTACGTCCGCGGCCTCCAACAAGCAAACGGCGGCACCAGCCATGCCCGCCTCAAGGTCGCTGCCTGCTGCAAGCACTACACCGCCTACGACCTCGACAACTGGAAGGGGGTCGACCGCTTCCACTTCAATGCCAAG GTGAGCAAGCAAGACTTGGAGGACACGTACGATGTTCCCTTCAAGGCTTGTGTGGTGGAAGGGAAGGTGGCGAGTGTGATGTGCTCCTACAACCAAGTCAATGGAGTCCCCAGTTGTGCAGATTCGAACCTTCTTCGCCACACGGTTCGTGGCCAATGGAGGCTCAATGG GTACATCGTCTCCGACTGTGACTCCGTTGGTGTCTTCTATAGCGCACAGCATTACACCTCCACCCCTGAGGATGCAGTTGCATATGCACTCAAAGCAG GATTGGATCTGGATTGTGGGCAATTCTTGGCACAGCATACTGAGAGTGCCTTGAAGCAAGGCAAGGTAAGTGAAGCCGACGTCGACGCCGCGTTGACCCACACGGTCGCCGTGCAGATGCGGCTGGGGATGTTCGACGGCGAGCCGTCGCAGCAGCCGTTCGGCAACCTCGGTCCACAACACGTGTGCACCCAGGCCCATCGGAACCTCGCCCTCGAGGCAGCCCGGCAAGCCATGGTGTTGCTCAAGAACGATGCCGGCACCTTGCCGCTGTCGCCGTCTCGCCTTCGAACCGTTGCCGTCGTCGGTCCCAACTCGGATGCCACGGTCACCATGATCGGAAACTATGCCGGTGTTCCTTGTGCCTACACGAGCCCTCTTAAAGGGATCGGTGGGTACGTGGACACCGTACACCAGGTCGGCTGCAATAACGTGGCTTGCAGCGGAGAGCAGCCCATCGGAGCAGCAGTGGAAGCCGCCCGCCGGGCGGACGCCGCAATTGTGGTGGTGGGTCTGGATCAATCCATCGAGTCCGAGGGGCGGGACAGGGTGGGGCTCCTCCTCCCTGGCTGGCAACAGGAGCTGGTGTCGGAGGTGGCGAAAGCCTGCCGGGGCCCGACGGTGCTGGTGCTCATGTGCGGCGGGCCGGTCGACGTGTCGTTCGCCAAGGACGACCCAAACATCGCAGCCATTCTATGGGCGGGGTACCCTGGCCAAGCCGGCGGAACGGCCATCGCCGAAGTGATTTTTGGCGCACACAATCCAG GTGGTAAATTGCCGGTGACGTGGTACCCCCAGGAGTACGTGGAGAAAGTGACGATGACCAACATGGCCATGCGAGCCGACCCGTCGACAGGCTACCCGGGCAGGACGTATCGTTTCTACGATGGACCGGTCGTGTACTCCTTCGGCCACGGCCTGAGCTACACCAAATTCACCCACGCCCTGGCCGACACCCCGGCCCAAGTCTCGGTCCCGCTTGATGGGCTACGAGCGGAACCATTATTCAACGCGAGCGAGCCGGGCCGAACGGTCCCGGTCACCCACGCACGGTGCGACGGCCTCTCCGTCCCCGTTCACGTAGACGTGACGAACGCTGGCGATCGCGACGGGTCCCACACGGTGCTCGTGTACTGGAGGCCGCCGGCAGCGGACGGTGCCCCCAGTAAGCAACTGGTGGCCTTCGAGAAGGTACACCTCGCCGCCGGGGAGCAGGTGAGGGTCCTCCTGGGCGTGGACGTGTGCAGGGATCTCACCGTGGCTGACGGTGACGGCATCCGGCGGATTCCACTGGGCGAGCACAGCCTTCATGTAGGCGATCTGACGCACACCATCTCGTTGCAGGCCGAATCTCTGCGTCGATAG